The Fimbriimonas ginsengisoli Gsoil 348 genome window below encodes:
- a CDS encoding 2TM domain-containing protein: protein MRGEGSYTDSEAEQILRLAANHSTGAIDKSRLLQMADELGLSHEAVQLAEQQVIAERTAIAERTEFDVQHRKAFFSHLTSYLVSCGGMVLFNLVTDHHITWAIWPIIGWGIGIAFHIHETFAKGSEDYEEEFQKWRTKRGLSRTTGSVTPAHQALEQPLENILLRDNLTKIEAIKRLREETGSTLKDAKDAVEMYERIHPGSIRS from the coding sequence GTGAGGGGCGAGGGTAGCTACACCGACTCCGAAGCCGAGCAGATCCTCCGGCTAGCGGCGAACCATTCGACGGGGGCCATCGACAAGTCGCGCCTACTGCAAATGGCAGACGAGCTCGGCCTGTCCCACGAGGCGGTCCAACTTGCCGAACAGCAAGTAATTGCCGAGCGAACCGCCATTGCGGAACGGACGGAATTCGACGTTCAGCATCGCAAGGCGTTCTTCAGCCACCTCACCAGCTATCTGGTCTCGTGCGGGGGCATGGTTCTCTTCAACCTCGTCACCGACCATCACATCACCTGGGCGATTTGGCCCATCATCGGGTGGGGGATCGGTATCGCGTTCCATATCCACGAAACCTTTGCCAAGGGCAGCGAAGACTACGAGGAAGAGTTTCAAAAGTGGAGAACCAAGCGAGGACTATCACGCACGACGGGAAGCGTCACTCCCGCCCACCAAGCCTTGGAACAACCACTCGAAAACATCCTCCTTCGCGACAACCTTACTAAGATCGAGGCGATTAAGCGCCTCCGCGAAGAAACCGGCTCGACCCTCAAAGACGCAAAAGACGCGGTTGAGATGTACGAACGGATCCATCCGGGATCCATCCGCAGCTAG